The following coding sequences lie in one Miscanthus floridulus cultivar M001 chromosome 9, ASM1932011v1, whole genome shotgun sequence genomic window:
- the LOC136479608 gene encoding uncharacterized protein, giving the protein MARPMPICDDVFEDMYYYRGDYIVGGGRYDGTAGGTTAATDHRMLFDLANEALQSLVVESSRGGSSSLRQWVVDSTGVAQGKKVVDEVWQQVQALRNNPQAQEMQTIDGMAAYEVRRSVWAEVLYEDVYVAGRKIERVIFAVAASGRHCIFLPEGMLVFFLLRYPTLNGKLLVAKTPRMSHCAKLSHPNGTEEALFAQNEGAMVKPEDLVRRLQCREGRKQNSWSRELGRGIKGSISRRLVPERPLPDNQT; this is encoded by the exons ATGGCGAGGCCGATGCCCATCTGCGACGACGTCTTCGAGGACATGTACTACTACCGCGGCGACTACATCGTCGGCGGCGGCAGGTACGATGGAACTGCCGGAGGAACAACTGCGGCAACGGATCACAGGATGCTGTTCGACCTTGCTAACGAGGCATTGCAGAGCCTGGTGGTAGAGAGCTCGAGAGGTGGTTCGTCGTCGCTGCGTCAATGGGTCGTTGACAGCACGGGGGTGGCGCAAGGGAAGAAGGTCGTAGATGAAGTGTGGCAGCAG GTGCAAGCTCTGAGGAATAATCCACAGGCGCAGGAAATGCAGACGATAGATGGCATGGCGGCGTATGAGGTCCGAAGATCCGTGTGGGCGGAGGTGCTGTATGAGGACGTTTATGTTGCTGGGAGGAAGATTGAGCGTGTCATCTTCGCCGTTGCTGCCTCCGGAAGACATTGCATCTTTCTTCCTGAGGGCATGCTGGTCTTTTTCCTCCTCCGTTACCCAAC GCTCAACGGGAAACTCCTCGTCGCAAAGACACCAAGAATGTCTCATTGTGCGAAGCTTTCCCACCCCAATGGTACCGAGGAAGCCCTCTTCGCTCAGAACGAGGGAGCAATGGTGAAGCCGGAAGATCTCGTGCGAAGGCTACAATGTCGTGAAGGTCGCAAGCAGAATTCATGGTCGCGAGAACTTGGGCGAGGCATCAAAGGATCAATCAGCCGAAGGCTGGTGCCAGAGAGGCCACTGCCCGATAATCAAACTTGA